A portion of the Erwinia sorbitola genome contains these proteins:
- a CDS encoding putative quinol monooxygenase, with protein MQKIKSEERHIICELRCEPENRERVKELILKFVGPARLEAGCLYYDFYQKIDEPDTFYIIDGWVNQDAVTSHAENPHVAEVMSYLQSLLTFGPSVSLITRVSD; from the coding sequence ATGCAGAAAATAAAATCGGAAGAACGCCACATCATCTGTGAACTGCGATGTGAACCTGAGAATCGTGAGCGCGTTAAAGAGCTGATCCTGAAATTTGTCGGGCCTGCGCGCCTTGAAGCAGGTTGCCTTTATTACGATTTTTATCAAAAAATCGATGAACCCGACACGTTTTATATTATTGACGGCTGGGTAAACCAGGATGCAGTAACCAGCCATGCGGAAAACCCGCATGTTGCAGAAGTTATGTCATACCTGCAATCGCTGCTGACATTCGGACCTTCTGTCAGTCTCATTACCCGTGTCAGTGACTGA
- a CDS encoding carboxymuconolactone decarboxylase family protein, translated as MKVTELTSRQQAIAPISAFTALGDNHKLRAALEAGLHAGLTINDIKEILVQLYAYLGFPRALNALGTFMTLVNERKEQGINDIAGSEASPLPAGRSLLELGTSVQTYLIGVPAKGPVFDFAPAIDTYLKEHLFGDIFGRDNLSYEDREIATLGALAGLEGVEPQLMSHFNISLNIGLTETQLRGVSVALENSACPVVAQRATSALEKVLAASK; from the coding sequence ATGAAAGTTACAGAGCTGACGAGTCGCCAGCAGGCGATCGCTCCAATTTCTGCATTCACTGCGTTGGGCGATAATCATAAACTGAGAGCCGCACTGGAAGCAGGCCTACATGCTGGCCTGACTATTAACGACATAAAAGAAATACTGGTACAGCTTTATGCTTACCTTGGTTTTCCACGTGCGCTTAACGCACTTGGAACCTTTATGACCCTTGTGAATGAACGAAAAGAACAGGGTATAAATGATATTGCAGGTTCCGAAGCCAGCCCGCTGCCTGCTGGCCGATCCCTCCTTGAACTGGGCACATCTGTGCAGACATACCTGATAGGTGTGCCAGCCAAAGGGCCTGTATTCGATTTTGCTCCTGCTATTGATACGTACCTGAAAGAACATCTGTTTGGTGACATTTTTGGACGGGACAACCTCAGTTATGAAGATCGTGAGATTGCCACCCTTGGCGCACTTGCAGGCCTGGAAGGCGTTGAGCCGCAGCTAATGTCCCATTTCAACATTTCTTTAAACATTGGTTTGACTGAAACGCAATTAAGGGGGGTGAGCGTCGCCCTTGAAAATTCGGCCTGTCCGGTCGTCGCTCAACGTGCAACGTCAGCCCTTGAGAAGGTGCTGGCAGCCAGTAAGTAA
- a CDS encoding SDR family oxidoreductase produces MTTQSLKGRIALVTGGTTGLGFGAAKRLIEHGATVYITGRRQNVLDEAVTKLGNSARAICADVSSKEDMLRAAATIKAEQGHLDILFANAGGGHATPLEELTEDQIDSELSINVKGVVLTMQSMLDVLRDGSSVVLNASITADMGLPGFAVYAATKAAVRSLARSWTTDLKGRDIRVNTISPGVVPTEGYSNEQKMSDNDIASYAERVSAEIPAGRVGTAEDIADALIFLVSDSSTYIRGIDLIVDGGMTRVYAGKN; encoded by the coding sequence ATGACGACCCAATCTCTTAAAGGCCGTATCGCACTGGTCACCGGCGGAACAACCGGCCTGGGTTTCGGTGCAGCGAAGCGACTGATTGAACACGGCGCAACAGTCTATATCACTGGCCGCCGACAGAACGTGCTGGACGAGGCAGTAACCAAACTGGGCAACTCCGCCAGAGCTATATGTGCGGATGTCTCAAGTAAAGAAGACATGCTGCGTGCGGCTGCCACCATTAAAGCCGAACAGGGGCATCTGGATATTTTGTTCGCTAATGCGGGTGGTGGCCACGCCACGCCACTCGAAGAACTGACCGAAGATCAGATCGACAGCGAACTGAGCATAAATGTTAAAGGTGTTGTACTCACTATGCAGAGCATGCTGGACGTGCTTCGTGACGGTTCCTCCGTAGTGCTGAATGCGTCGATTACTGCAGATATGGGGTTACCTGGATTTGCTGTTTATGCCGCGACCAAAGCGGCAGTGCGTTCACTGGCTCGCAGCTGGACCACGGATCTAAAAGGGCGAGATATCCGGGTCAATACCATAAGTCCCGGTGTAGTCCCGACCGAAGGTTACAGCAACGAACAGAAAATGAGTGACAACGATATTGCCTCATATGCGGAGCGAGTTTCTGCAGAAATTCCGGCCGGGCGCGTGGGCACCGCGGAAGATATCGCTGATGCATTGATTTTTCTGGTATCAGACTCGAGCACGTACATACGTGGCATTGACCTGATAGTCGATGGCGGTATGACCCGTGTTTATGCCGGTAAGAACTGA
- a CDS encoding aldo/keto reductase, translating to MNGINPYITLNNGVKMPALGLGVYQAKPEETTEAVKKALETGYRLIDTAAAYFNEREVGAGIRRSDVDRDDIFIETKLWISDYGYDSALRAFDVSLNKLGIEQLDLWLLHQPLASEFEKTIQAYKAAEKLLAEGRVRAIGVSNLTPTELDRLITETSVVPAVNQIQVHPYYSQAEWRAANDHYGIITQCWSPLGGSYTYNNAEKNPFEDKVITDIARKYSKTPAQVILRWHLDHGYSAIPKSVKPHRIVENFDVFDFRLTANEIKAIDALETGVRGGPDPDSLDLATYGFQIPD from the coding sequence ATGAATGGTATAAATCCTTATATTACGTTGAATAATGGTGTGAAAATGCCCGCTCTGGGATTGGGTGTTTATCAGGCCAAACCTGAAGAAACTACCGAGGCGGTGAAGAAGGCACTGGAAACCGGATATCGGCTTATCGATACCGCTGCGGCCTATTTTAATGAACGTGAAGTCGGCGCCGGGATCCGTCGGTCGGACGTAGACCGCGACGATATCTTTATTGAAACTAAATTGTGGATTTCCGACTATGGCTACGATTCTGCTCTTCGCGCCTTTGATGTCAGTCTGAATAAATTAGGCATTGAGCAACTGGACCTCTGGCTGCTTCATCAGCCTCTGGCATCAGAATTTGAAAAGACCATTCAGGCCTATAAGGCGGCTGAAAAGCTGCTGGCCGAGGGGCGCGTGCGTGCCATTGGTGTATCCAACCTCACGCCCACTGAACTCGACAGATTGATTACAGAGACCAGTGTTGTTCCTGCGGTGAATCAGATCCAGGTTCATCCATATTATTCACAGGCGGAATGGCGTGCGGCTAACGACCACTATGGCATTATCACACAATGCTGGTCACCACTGGGTGGGTCTTATACCTACAACAATGCGGAGAAAAATCCTTTCGAAGATAAGGTAATCACTGACATTGCCAGAAAATATTCGAAGACGCCGGCACAGGTTATTCTTCGATGGCATCTGGATCACGGATATTCCGCCATTCCTAAATCTGTAAAACCCCACCGAATTGTCGAAAACTTCGACGTGTTTGATTTCAGGCTCACGGCTAATGAAATTAAAGCTATTGATGCGCTTGAAACAGGCGTTCGTGGCGGCCCGGATCCCGACTCACTGGATCTGGCAACCTATGGTTTCCAGATCCCTGACTGA
- a CDS encoding fimbria/pilus outer membrane usher protein, with product MFSISKKTVLALILFSIPTVISAGEYFYIADGERDLGHIELDITKEGFPCFDRERLLEWKIITPENMGELKEIGCINNKELYPLNISANLIEKINILTFIRLEPTEVKNDPRLAISNRDDGIPAILINYDANYQRYEGLRYARRKIKDNIEFELESGINLKKWRLRAKQYHNNEDMPQKRVKFSDIYLERDISAINSRLHMGDGYNNSFYLDSFPYRGIKLASDDNMFPSSQGAVLPWVYGVALTDAEVEVIQNGMTVYRTMVSPGDFVLRNIKLFDKSGFISMIVKESDGTSSYYDVPWNQLENLIDKDTWKYDISFGKFMSDSRMEESHPLFFQGGFGYGISTQNSLYGGALVSEGYYNHSFGIGQRLGQYGDVVLNHRVSKITSSEQGEVKGEKLRLQYSANFNKLNTSITANGDYFLQPHYNDFNNYANSAKSGYFCCDFYKKEYSYELSLQSLISPSQNLSFNINHEKYRGEQGKSTFYALTFTQSASLLSFDLDLAYNRYSTHKGEMRFDITFRIPLAKTGIKNTSVNLGYSYNPYDHYQKEISINGRKLDNNLNYQVAAQSGKKSKKTYRANARYRYAAGESGIRYISGTDYTRYSANSSGSLVFHSAGMTAGQTLGDTNALVYAKNHPDTELPDQMDVITNKRGYAIITGLIPYQVNAVSDEFAERDIFDDEPENEVVKVPTLGALSYYELVN from the coding sequence ATGTTTTCTATAAGCAAAAAAACTGTCTTAGCTTTAATACTGTTTTCAATACCGACCGTTATCAGTGCTGGTGAATATTTTTACATAGCGGATGGTGAGCGGGACTTAGGACACATTGAGCTGGATATTACGAAAGAGGGTTTTCCCTGTTTTGATAGAGAAAGACTATTAGAATGGAAAATTATCACACCAGAAAATATGGGTGAATTAAAAGAAATCGGATGTATCAACAACAAGGAACTTTATCCGCTAAACATTAGCGCCAACCTGATTGAAAAAATCAACATCCTTACTTTTATACGTTTAGAGCCAACTGAGGTAAAAAATGATCCTCGCCTGGCCATTAGCAACAGAGATGATGGTATTCCCGCCATTCTAATTAATTATGACGCCAACTATCAGAGATACGAGGGTTTGCGTTACGCCCGTAGAAAAATAAAAGACAATATTGAATTTGAGCTGGAATCCGGTATCAACCTCAAAAAATGGCGCTTAAGAGCAAAACAGTACCATAATAATGAAGATATGCCACAGAAACGCGTTAAATTCTCCGATATTTATCTGGAGAGAGACATCTCTGCAATCAATTCTCGTTTACATATGGGCGATGGTTACAATAATAGTTTCTACCTTGATTCTTTTCCTTATCGTGGAATTAAGCTGGCATCAGATGACAACATGTTCCCCTCATCACAAGGTGCGGTGTTGCCATGGGTTTATGGTGTCGCACTGACAGATGCTGAAGTGGAGGTTATACAGAACGGTATGACGGTTTACCGCACAATGGTTTCTCCCGGAGACTTTGTTCTGAGAAATATCAAGCTGTTTGATAAGTCAGGTTTTATCAGCATGATCGTTAAAGAGAGTGACGGCACGTCAAGTTATTATGATGTTCCATGGAACCAGTTAGAGAATCTTATTGATAAAGACACATGGAAATATGATATCTCTTTTGGAAAATTCATGAGTGATAGTCGAATGGAAGAGTCGCACCCGTTATTCTTCCAGGGCGGCTTCGGTTATGGTATTTCTACACAAAACTCATTGTATGGCGGTGCCTTAGTTTCAGAGGGTTATTACAACCACTCATTTGGCATTGGTCAGAGACTGGGGCAGTATGGTGACGTTGTGCTCAATCACCGTGTCAGCAAAATAACTTCATCGGAACAGGGCGAAGTGAAAGGTGAAAAGCTGCGCCTTCAATATAGTGCCAACTTCAACAAGTTAAACACCAGTATTACCGCGAATGGTGATTATTTCCTACAGCCTCACTATAATGATTTTAACAATTATGCAAATAGTGCAAAATCTGGCTACTTTTGCTGCGACTTTTACAAAAAAGAGTATAGTTATGAACTCTCCCTCCAGTCGTTAATCAGCCCTTCTCAGAATCTGTCTTTTAACATTAACCACGAAAAATACAGAGGCGAGCAGGGTAAAAGTACTTTTTATGCTTTGACTTTTACACAAAGTGCATCACTGTTATCATTTGATTTAGATCTTGCGTACAACCGTTACAGCACTCATAAAGGTGAGATGCGTTTTGATATTACTTTCCGTATCCCGTTAGCAAAAACAGGGATCAAGAATACCAGTGTGAATCTGGGATATAGCTATAACCCCTATGATCACTATCAAAAAGAAATCAGCATCAACGGCCGGAAATTAGATAACAACCTGAACTATCAGGTGGCAGCCCAATCAGGTAAGAAAAGTAAAAAAACTTATCGGGCAAATGCTCGTTATCGCTATGCGGCTGGTGAATCCGGCATTAGATATATATCTGGTACTGATTACACACGTTACTCGGCAAATAGTTCTGGTTCATTAGTTTTCCATAGTGCAGGAATGACCGCCGGGCAAACGTTAGGTGATACAAACGCCCTTGTTTATGCCAAAAATCATCCTGATACAGAGCTTCCCGATCAGATGGATGTGATTACAAACAAACGTGGATATGCCATTATCACCGGACTTATTCCCTATCAGGTCAACGCAGTAAGTGACGAATTCGCTGAAAGAGATATTTTTGATGATGAGCCAGAAAATGAAGTTGTGAAAGTTCCAACCTTAGGTGCACTTTCATATTACGAGTTAGTCAATTAA
- a CDS encoding Qnr family pentapeptide repeat protein: protein MSLVFRNEKFSPDRFTGCIAERYQFINCDFSGCDLTDTQFIHCQFYDRESEQGCNFTRATLKDASFKHCDLSMNNFRSVNALGIEISECRAQGIDFRGASFMNMITTKSWFCSAFITKTNLSYANLSKVVLEKCELWDNRWVGTNVVGAIFSGSDLSGGEFSSFDWHSADFTHCDLTRSITSDLDLRSTDLEGVKLDSAQVSILVERLGIRVEE from the coding sequence ATGTCACTGGTTTTTCGTAATGAAAAATTCAGCCCTGATCGATTCACTGGCTGCATCGCAGAACGCTACCAGTTTATTAACTGTGATTTCTCCGGATGTGACCTTACTGATACGCAATTTATCCACTGTCAGTTTTATGACAGGGAGAGTGAGCAGGGCTGTAACTTTACCCGTGCTACGCTGAAAGATGCGAGTTTTAAGCACTGCGATTTATCCATGAACAACTTTCGTTCCGTCAATGCGCTGGGTATTGAGATAAGTGAGTGTCGGGCACAGGGTATCGATTTTCGCGGTGCCAGCTTTATGAATATGATCACCACGAAAAGTTGGTTTTGCAGTGCATTTATCACCAAAACTAATCTGAGTTATGCCAACTTATCCAAAGTGGTGCTGGAGAAATGCGAGCTGTGGGATAATCGCTGGGTCGGTACTAACGTCGTGGGTGCCATTTTCAGTGGCTCCGATCTCTCAGGTGGCGAATTCAGCTCTTTTGACTGGCACTCGGCTGACTTCACTCACTGTGATTTAACCCGCTCCATTACCAGCGATCTCGACCTGCGCAGTACTGACCTGGAAGGTGTCAAACTGGACAGTGCCCAGGTTAGCATTCTGGTAGAACGTCTCGGAATCAGGGTTGAAGAGTAA
- a CDS encoding YhfL family protein — protein sequence MNRIVKFTIIAAAVATLTACTGRVENKQKDCSYDYLLHPAVSISKWIGGCGPTDN from the coding sequence ATGAATCGTATAGTTAAATTCACCATAATTGCTGCTGCTGTTGCCACCCTTACGGCATGTACTGGTCGTGTTGAAAATAAGCAGAAAGACTGTAGCTATGATTACCTGCTCCATCCTGCCGTTTCTATTTCAAAATGGATTGGTGGTTGCGGACCAACGGACAATTAA
- a CDS encoding LysR family transcriptional regulator: protein MNHTDFNHLAVFITVAREKSFTRAAAHLGVSQSAISHSIRGLEERLGIRLLTRTTRGAVPTEAGERLLANLTPYYDGIETELATLGELREKPGGTIRISSHDHPATTILWPKLSKLLKEYPDITLEINVDYGLIDIVAGRFDAGVRIGDQIAKDMIAMRISPDFRMIVVGSPDYFARHPKPQTPHDLTSHNCANLRLSTHGGLFAWEFAKDGEEVKVQVPGQMIFNTSPQLLTAALEGYGLAYAPEDVVQRYIEEGRLMPVLEEWSPTFPGYHLYYPSRRQSLPAFKLVLNALKDLN from the coding sequence ATGAATCATACGGATTTCAATCATCTTGCTGTTTTCATTACGGTAGCGCGTGAAAAAAGCTTCACGCGGGCCGCGGCGCACCTGGGCGTTTCACAATCAGCAATCAGTCATAGTATTCGTGGTCTGGAGGAAAGACTGGGCATCCGTTTACTTACTCGGACAACGCGAGGTGCTGTGCCAACCGAGGCGGGAGAACGGCTTCTTGCGAATCTTACGCCTTACTACGACGGGATCGAAACTGAGCTTGCCACTTTAGGAGAGCTGCGCGAGAAACCGGGCGGCACGATACGCATCAGTTCCCATGACCATCCGGCTACCACAATACTGTGGCCAAAACTTTCAAAGCTGCTGAAGGAGTATCCTGATATCACGCTTGAAATTAACGTGGACTACGGATTAATCGATATTGTGGCGGGCCGTTTCGATGCGGGCGTCCGTATCGGGGATCAGATTGCTAAGGACATGATTGCCATGAGAATCTCGCCAGATTTTCGCATGATTGTTGTCGGCTCTCCTGACTATTTCGCCAGACATCCCAAACCACAAACGCCGCATGATCTGACCTCACACAACTGCGCCAATTTGCGGCTTTCAACGCATGGTGGCCTCTTCGCATGGGAGTTTGCTAAAGACGGAGAGGAAGTGAAGGTTCAGGTGCCCGGTCAGATGATTTTTAATACTTCACCGCAGTTGTTAACAGCGGCACTCGAAGGGTATGGACTGGCTTACGCACCGGAAGATGTGGTGCAAAGATATATAGAGGAAGGAAGGCTGATGCCGGTGCTTGAGGAGTGGTCACCCACGTTCCCAGGCTACCATCTTTATTATCCGAGCAGGAGACAGTCCCTTCCTGCATTTAAGCTGGTTTTGAACGCCCTGAAGGATTTGAATTAA
- the satP gene encoding acetate uptake transporter: MGNTKLANPAPLGLMGFGMTTILLNLHNLGLFPMDVIILAMGIFYGGIAQLLAGLLEYKKGNTFGLTAFASYGFFWLTLVAILLMPKMGLAEVANSQFMGSYLGLWGVFTLFMFFGSLKGNRVMQFVFLSLVVLFALLTTAHLADKPGLIQIAGWIGLVSGASAMYQGMAEVLNEQFGRTILPLGEPR; the protein is encoded by the coding sequence ATGGGCAACACTAAATTAGCTAATCCAGCCCCGCTGGGTCTGATGGGTTTCGGCATGACCACAATTTTGCTAAATCTGCACAATCTCGGGCTTTTCCCGATGGATGTCATTATCCTGGCTATGGGCATTTTCTACGGAGGCATCGCACAACTGTTAGCGGGCCTGCTGGAATATAAAAAAGGCAATACCTTTGGTTTAACCGCTTTCGCTTCTTATGGTTTCTTCTGGCTGACGCTGGTTGCTATACTGCTTATGCCAAAAATGGGGTTGGCTGAAGTAGCCAACTCACAATTTATGGGTTCCTATCTTGGCCTGTGGGGTGTATTTACACTGTTTATGTTCTTCGGATCTCTGAAGGGTAATCGCGTAATGCAATTCGTTTTCCTGAGCCTTGTAGTATTGTTTGCACTGTTGACGACAGCTCATCTGGCAGATAAACCGGGCCTGATTCAGATCGCTGGCTGGATTGGCCTGGTCAGCGGAGCAAGTGCTATGTACCAGGGGATGGCTGAAGTACTGAATGAACAGTTCGGCCGAACCATACTTCCGCTTGGCGAACCACGCTGA
- a CDS encoding tyrosine-type recombinase/integrase, which produces MIESHNPEMQRTAYVGRHVLQWLDGVRTSSLTELEGSGHAGSVMQVMKLWVRLSLLQTRRRPEIAISSLLKHVLPVIGEWPLTSVTRLQLNRLFNILIADGKKEEARRVFALCKQFFSWAEMQGYLEHSPLSAMKKRDVAGRSAAPGNRTLSDAEVWIFWHGLDAWDLSEQCRWALRLCLLTARRPDEVVQARKDEFNLTSGIWRQGTRNKSQREHILPLTPMMRVCISALMNASPEESPWLVPSPVTLSQPLSRGAITQALRRMIRADRGLGIAPFTTRDLRRSARSRLAALNTPNDVARKIMNHALEGIDRVYDTHNYLPQMQQALSALSENIENIIAAESYHLLEHRYPGEKLQLDERALLYMEP; this is translated from the coding sequence ATGATTGAATCCCATAATCCTGAGATGCAGCGTACAGCTTATGTCGGGCGTCATGTTTTACAGTGGCTCGACGGAGTACGCACGTCATCATTGACTGAACTGGAAGGTAGTGGTCACGCGGGTTCCGTGATGCAGGTGATGAAACTGTGGGTCAGGCTTTCATTGCTGCAAACCCGCCGCCGCCCGGAAATCGCGATCTCATCATTATTGAAACATGTATTGCCGGTTATCGGGGAGTGGCCGCTGACATCCGTCACGCGCTTACAGTTAAACCGCCTTTTTAATATCCTGATTGCCGACGGAAAAAAAGAAGAGGCCCGACGAGTGTTTGCGCTCTGTAAGCAGTTTTTTTCCTGGGCTGAAATGCAGGGCTATCTTGAGCACTCCCCGCTCAGTGCGATGAAAAAACGCGATGTGGCTGGCAGAAGCGCTGCACCGGGCAACCGTACGCTAAGCGATGCCGAAGTCTGGATTTTCTGGCATGGTCTGGACGCCTGGGATCTCTCAGAGCAGTGCCGCTGGGCGCTGCGTCTTTGTCTGCTGACTGCTCGCAGACCGGATGAGGTGGTGCAGGCGCGTAAGGATGAGTTCAATCTGACATCCGGCATCTGGCGGCAGGGCACGCGGAATAAATCGCAGCGCGAGCATATTTTGCCGCTGACTCCAATGATGCGTGTCTGCATCAGTGCGCTGATGAACGCCAGCCCGGAGGAGTCACCCTGGCTGGTACCCTCTCCCGTGACATTGTCACAACCCTTATCAAGAGGTGCCATTACTCAGGCCCTGCGGCGTATGATACGTGCCGATCGCGGTTTGGGTATTGCGCCTTTCACCACACGCGATCTGCGCCGCAGCGCCCGTTCCCGTCTGGCAGCACTCAATACTCCGAATGATGTTGCGCGTAAAATCATGAACCATGCCCTGGAAGGTATCGACCGGGTATATGACACGCACAATTATCTGCCGCAGATGCAACAGGCACTGAGTGCGTTATCTGAAAATATTGAGAATATTATAGCTGCTGAATCTTACCATCTGCTTGAGCATCGTTATCCCGGTGAAAAACTTCAGCTTGATGAACGCGCACTGCTTTATATGGAGCCATAG
- a CDS encoding H-NS family histone-like protein, producing MSETLKVLNNIRTLRAQSREVSLAELEEMLEKLEAVVNERRESEAAIASEIKEKEEKLAKYRQMLLEDGIDLSELTAADNTTGKTRAKRAPRPAKYQYTDENGEQKSWTGQGRTPAVIKQALDAGKKLEDFLIK from the coding sequence ATGAGCGAAACGCTGAAAGTATTAAATAATATTCGCACCCTTCGTGCCCAGTCTCGGGAAGTGTCTTTAGCTGAACTGGAAGAGATGCTGGAAAAACTTGAAGCGGTAGTGAACGAAAGACGTGAATCAGAAGCCGCTATTGCTTCTGAAATTAAAGAAAAAGAAGAGAAACTGGCTAAATATCGCCAGATGCTGCTGGAAGACGGTATCGATTTAAGCGAACTGACTGCCGCGGATAATACCACTGGCAAGACACGTGCCAAACGTGCACCACGCCCTGCCAAGTATCAATATACTGATGAAAACGGCGAGCAGAAATCATGGACCGGCCAGGGTCGCACCCCGGCAGTAATTAAGCAGGCACTGGATGCAGGCAAAAAACTTGAAGATTTCCTGATCAAGTAA
- a CDS encoding aldo/keto reductase, with amino-acid sequence MQKRQLGNSGLEVSAIGLGCMGLTFGYGPATDKAEAIKLIRAAYERGVTLFDTAEAYGQINEEMVGEAVAPFRDQIVIATKFGFKEGNAAAGLDSRPERIRTVVEQSLKRLKTDYIDLFYQHRVDPNVPMEDVAGAVRDLIQEGKVKYFGMCEAGVKAIRDAHAVQPLSALQSEYSMFTREPEDVIIPTLEELGIGFIPFSPLGKGFLTGKIDGATTFAEGDVRNNLPRFADEARQANHNLVALIGKVAERKQATPAQIALAWLLAQKPWIAPIPGTTKLHRLDENVGGAAVELTAADLQEIADVLAKVPVQGERYNAAMMKSINR; translated from the coding sequence ATGCAAAAGCGACAATTAGGTAACAGTGGCCTTGAAGTATCGGCAATTGGTCTGGGATGTATGGGACTGACCTTTGGCTACGGGCCTGCGACAGACAAAGCTGAAGCCATCAAACTTATCCGTGCAGCTTATGAGCGCGGCGTAACGCTGTTCGACACTGCAGAAGCGTATGGTCAGATCAATGAAGAAATGGTCGGGGAAGCTGTGGCACCGTTCCGTGACCAGATCGTTATCGCTACAAAATTCGGTTTTAAAGAGGGTAATGCAGCGGCGGGACTCGACAGTCGTCCTGAGCGTATTCGTACTGTCGTTGAACAGTCCCTTAAGCGGCTGAAAACGGATTACATCGATCTCTTTTACCAGCATCGTGTGGATCCAAACGTGCCAATGGAAGATGTCGCCGGAGCTGTACGCGACCTGATTCAGGAAGGAAAGGTGAAATATTTTGGGATGTGTGAGGCGGGCGTAAAAGCTATTCGTGACGCACATGCTGTTCAGCCGCTGTCCGCACTGCAGAGTGAATACTCTATGTTCACCCGTGAACCTGAAGACGTCATTATCCCGACGCTGGAAGAGCTGGGTATCGGCTTCATTCCTTTCAGCCCGCTGGGTAAAGGCTTTCTTACAGGAAAGATTGATGGTGCAACCACCTTTGCTGAAGGAGATGTCCGAAATAATCTGCCGCGTTTTGCTGACGAAGCCCGTCAGGCCAACCATAACCTTGTCGCCCTGATCGGTAAAGTTGCTGAGCGTAAACAAGCAACCCCGGCACAGATTGCTTTAGCCTGGTTGCTGGCTCAAAAACCATGGATTGCTCCGATCCCCGGCACCACAAAACTTCACCGTCTCGACGAAAATGTAGGCGGGGCTGCAGTTGAACTCACGGCCGCAGACCTACAGGAAATTGCAGATGTGCTGGCAAAAGTTCCCGTCCAGGGCGAGCGTTATAACGCTGCAATGATGAAGTCCATTAACCGCTAA